From the genome of Miscanthus floridulus cultivar M001 chromosome 10, ASM1932011v1, whole genome shotgun sequence, one region includes:
- the LOC136489630 gene encoding putative disease resistance protein RGA3, protein MAQEEVSMMLGVSAEITKLEDNMEGLKAFLTDAERKCITDTSVQRWATKLKNTLYDAADILDLCQLEANKRRESRGGGSMEQQMAPGCFQPLLFCLRNPVFAHKIGSRIKELNKQLDNIYREANKCKFNMNLGSNLDARNLTAELSSYRTSSHVDELAIVGEQIERDTRELVQVLTTNDDNNHSIKVVSIIGAGGMGKTTLAQKIFNDATIQEHFKTNIWLSITQQFDVVELLRTAIENAGGDHGGKQDKSTLTETLINTISIGRFLLVMDDVWSHEAWNHVLSVPVRNASKKLPGSRVLVTTRSAHLPQQMQSPLRQHRVRPLENDDAWSQLKKQLQPDQCKEHQLTRVEKGDQ, encoded by the exons ATGGCGCAAGAAGAGGTGTCCATGATGTTGGGCGTCTCCGCTGagatcaccaagctggaggacaacaTGGAAGGCCTCAAAGCCTTCCTCACAGATGCTGAGAGGAAGTGCATCACTGACACAAGCGTCCAGAGATGGGCGACAAAGCTCAAGAATACCTTGTATGACGCCGCTGACATCCTAGACCTATGTCAACTCGAGGCGAACAAGAGGAGGGAGTCCAGAGGTGGCGGCAGCATGGAACAACAAATGGCGCCCGGCTGCTTCCAGCCGTTGCTCTTCTGCTTGCGGAATCCTGTGTTCGCACACAAGATAGGCAGCCGCATCAAGGAGCTGAACAAGCAGCTAGACAACATCTACAGGGAGGCCAACAAGTGCAAGTTCAATATGAACCTCGGTTCCAACCTAGATGCAAGGAATCTAACTGCTGAGTTATCCAGCTATAGGACAAGTTCACATGTCGACGAGTTAGCCATAGTTGGAGAACAGATAGAGAGGGATACAAGGGAGCTCGTTCAGGTGCTAACCACAAATGATGATAATAATCACAGCATCAAAGTTGTGTCTATCATTGGTGCAGGCGGCATGGGTAAGACCACCCTTGCCCAAAAGATCTTCAATGATGCAACCATCCAAGAGCACTTCAAAACAAACATATGGCTAAGCATCACCCAGCAATTCGATGTTGTTGAGCTACTGAGGACAGCAATCGAAAATGCTGGCGGAGACCATGGTGGGAAGCAAGACAAGAGCACGCTGACTGAGACCctcatcaacaccatatccatAGGCAGGTTTCTGCTTGTGATGGATGATGTGTGGAGTCATGAGGCTTGGAATCATGTGCTTAGTGTCCCAGTCAGGAATGCCAGCAAGAAACTACCTGGAAGCCGGGTCCTTGTCACTACAAGATCTGCACACCTACCCCAACAGATGCAATCCCCCCTGCGCCAACACCGTGTCAGGCCTCTAGAGAATGATGATGCTTGGTCTCAGCTCAAGAAACAGTTGCAGCCTGACCAG TGCAAGGAGCACCAGCTTACGAGAGTAGAAAAAGGAGACCAGTAA